From the genome of Arthrobacter russicus:
GGCGACAACGCCCCGGTCGTTCGCGTTTCGGGCCTGAAGGCTCTGGAAGGCGACCCGCAGTGGGTCAAGTCCGTCGAGGACCTGATGGAAGCTGTCGACAACAGCGTGCCGGACCCGATCCGCGACAAGGACAAGCCGTTCTTGATGCCGATCGAAGACGTTTTCACGATCACCGGTCGTGGCACCGTCGTCACCGGTCGCGCCGAGCGTGGCACCCTTGCTATCAACTCCGAGGTCGAGATCGTCGGCATCCGCCCGATCCAGAAGACCACGGTCACCGGTATCGAGATGTTCCACAAGCAGCTCGACGAAGCATGGGCAGGCGAGAACTGTGGTCTGCTGCTGCGCGGTATCAAGCGTGAAGACGTTGAGCGTGGCCAGGTTGTCGTGAAGCCGGGTTCCATCACCCCGCACACCGACTTCGAGGCCAACGTCTACATCCTGTCCAAGGATGAAGGCGGACGCCACAACCCGTTCTACTCGAACTACCGCCCGCAGTTCTACTTCCGCACCACGGACGTGACCGGCGTCATCACCCTCCCCGAGGGCACTGAAATGGTCATGCCTGGCGACAACACTGAGATGACCGTTGAGCTCATCCAGCCCATCGCCATGGAAGAGGGCCTCGGCTTCGCAATCCGCGAAGGCGGCCGCACCGTTGGTTCGGGACGCGTTACCAAGATCATCAAGTAATTGCTGATCTAACGTTCTAAGAGGAAGCCCCGGTTCGCCAAGCGAGCCGGGGCTTTTTCATGCTCGAATCTGAGCCGCGGATCGCTGTTGGGGGCTTTCGTCGAGCGAAATCTGCGACTGATAGGCTGGATTCAAGGCAGTCAGCGAAGGAGATCGTGGATGGGCTTCTTGATTTTTCTGATTATCGTCGTGGTGATCGTTGCCGGGTACTTCGTGGTCCGGAAGACCTTCGGCAAGGAGATCGAACGGTACAAGCGGATCCGCCGGTCCAAGGGCCAGGACTGAAGCTGCCGGCCCGCGCCGGTGTGCAAGTCCTATTCCGCTAGTTCGTCGATTCGGGCCAGATTTGCTGCCGCCAATTCGCGGACGAAGGTTTCGACGTCGGGCCTGATTTCCGTCTCGGTGCTTTGGTAGCGTTCGGCCATCCGGTGGCAGAGAACTCCGAATCTCAGCGGTTCAACGATTTCCTGCCAAATGACCGAGGCAGTGCCTTCGAGGCGCAATGGCGTCCCGGCCTCCGAGTCCAGATCCAAAACCAGCACCGCGTCGTCATCGATTTCAGCCGTCAGGGTTTCCGGGCAGCGGCTCACGATGGCAGAGGACTTCACAATTACTACTCTATCCGGAATTTCGGGTAGAATTGGGCGTTAGACCTATATCTGGATACAGCGAGGCCTCAATGGGATTTATTGTGGGTCACAACCGTGACCGAGACTCATACCAAGTACCTCTGGCGTTTGCCGAGCTTGGTGATTTATCTCTCTTTGTCACAGATTACTATCATAAAAGCGGTCTTGCAAGTACCCCTCTATTGGCCCATCGTCAGAACAGCGGTATCGACCCCGGGAAAGTGCGTCAATCGACCGGTGCGCTGTTGCGTCAACTGCCTTACGAATTCAAGCGTCGGGTGGGTCACGCCCACTTCCCGTCGATGCCGGTGGAGAGCCTTTTGGGGCGGACCATCGCCAAGTACGCGCGACGGATGCCCGATGCGGACTTGTTCCTGTACTCGGGTTCGGCGCTGCAGGCTTTTTGCGGACCGAGCCGTGGGCGCCGATTCCTGTTCCAGTACCACCCGTCGCCGAAGTTCATCGAGGCAACGCTGTCGGAGATCGACGATTTGGCCGAGCTCCGGGCGTGGGAAGACGAGGCCGAGGTGAGCAACACCGCGATGGAAGCGCACCATCGGGCGGAAGTGGCTCTGGCCGACTACTTCGTCGTCGCTTCGTCATTCACCAAAAATGGGCTGCTGGAACTGGGTGTTGACGAGCGCAGGGTGGCGGTGGTCCCCTATGGCTGCCCGCCGGTCAACACTGCCCCGGTGCCGCCGCCGGTCCGGAACGAATTCCTCTTCGTCGGGCAGGGCGTCAAACGCAAAGGGCTGCATTTGCTGATTGAGGCTTGGCGTCGGGCCGAACTCGACGGCATGCGGCTCCGCGTGGTGGCCTCCAGAATGGACCCGGAGATCGCGGACTTCGCCAAAGACCTGTCCTCGGTGGAGATCACCCCGCGGGTCAGCAGGCAAGAACTCGGCGAGCTGATGGCCAGCGCGGACACCTTCGTGATGCCCAGTCTGGTCGAAGGGTTCGGGCTGGTCTTCGGCGAGGCGCTGGCTCAAGGTTGCCGTTTGATCGGATCGAGCAACACCGGGGTAGTCGATTACCGCTTGGACAGCCGGATCGGAACCGTGGTTCCGGCCGGAAGCCTGGACGCGTTGACCCGGGCCCTGCAGGAAGCTGCGGCGAGCATGGACCCGAAGCGGCCCTACTGGCACGATGCCATCGCTGCCGCCCGGGAACGGAGCTGGGACTCGTTCCGTGCCGGAATCGTGCAGTCAGTATCCGATCTGGCCCGGCCCGGATCGGCAGTCGAAGGAAGAGATGAATAGGAAACCTTTGCGGATCGCGATCATGGTCCATCGTTTTTACCCGGATACCGGCGGCGTCGAAGTCACCGCCGAGCTGCTGGCTCGGGGCTTCGTCGAACGGCACGGTGCGCAGGTCGTGGTGATCACCCATACCCGGGAAACCGGCGAGCCGAAAGACTTCCCGTTCAGGGTCCTCCGGGCACCGGGCAAACGGGAACTCTTCAAAGCGATCAGCGGCGCAGACGTGGTCTTCCACAACAACCCGTGCATGCAGTTCTACTGGCCGCAGCTGCTGCTCAAACGGCCCTGGGTCGTGGTGCTGCGAACCTGGATGAGAATGCCCGGGGAGACGTACCCGATCGCTCAGACATTGAAGAATGCCGTGAAGATCGCGATGGTCCGGCGGGCCGACCGGCTGTTGTCAAACAGTGCAGCGCTGGCCGGACACCTGGGCGTACCGGCGAAGGTCATCCACAACAGCTACCGGAGTGAAATCTTCAAGTCGGAGGTGCCCTGGGCGAATCGGCCGGAGCGGAGCCTGGTCTTCCTGGGCCGGCTCAGTGCCGACAAAGGCATCTGGATGTTGTTCGCCGCACTGCGGCAGTTGCGCGAGCAAGGCAGCGAGCACCGGCTGACACTGATCGGTGACGGCGACCACCGGGCAGCCTTGGAGCAACAGGTTGTGGAAATGGGCATCTCCGATCTGGTGCATTTCCGGGGCGCATTGCAAGGCGCCGCGATCAACGAGGAACTGAACCGGCACCGCATCGGCGTCGTACCCTCGGAAATCCCGGAGCCATTCGGAACTGTAGCGCTCGAGCTGATGGGCGCCGGCTGCCTCACCGTGGTCGCTGATCACGGCGGATTGCCCGAAGCCGTCGGTGACGCGGGCCTTCGGTTCACCCCGAAATCGGTGGCATCCTTGGTCCAGAAATTGGCGCAGGCGGCAACCGACGAAACGCTCCAAACCGAGTTGCGGGCGAAGATGGCACGGCACCTGGAGGGCTACCGGGAGCCGGTGATGATCGACAAGTTTTATCAAGAGATGGTGAAGGCAGCCAAACATGACTAGCATGAATCAATTTCTGGACGGGGCCGGACGGCCATCCCGTCGACGCCGGACGAGCCGGAAGACGAAACGCACCACCCGGCGGGTGCTGCTGTTCTTCCTGGCCCTGTTCCTGGTCGCCGTCGGAATCGTGGTCTGGTACCTCTGGTCGCTTTCCAGCGCCTTCGACAGCAAATCGGAAAAGATCCAGAATGCCTTTCCGACCGAGGTGAGCCGGCCTGCGGAAACCCAGGGCAAGGGCTTGAACATCCTTTTGATGGGCAGTGATTCCCGGGCCGCATCGGATGGCCAGGACGCTACCGTCTCGGACAACGCGCGTTCCGACACCCTGATCCTGGTGCATATTCCGCAGGATCGCTCCGCGGTGTACTTCACGTCCATCATGCGCGATACCTGGGTGGAAATTCCGGGCCGCGGGCCGGCCAAGATCAACGCTGCTGCGGCCTTCGGCGGGAGCGCGTTGACCGTCCAGACGGTTGAGAGCCTCACCGGGGCGCGCATCGACAATGTGATGCGCATCCAATTCGAAGGATTCAAATCACTGGTGGACGCGCTCGGCGGCGTCACGGTCAATGTGCCGGTGGCCTATCAAGGCACTACGATCGACCGCAGCTTTGCGGCCGGACCCCAGAACATGGACGGCGAAACGGCGCTGGCCTTCGTCCGGGAACGGTACGCGTTTGCGGACGGCGACTACCAGCGGGTGCGCAATCAGCAGGCGTTCCTCAAAGGCGTGTTCGCCAAGATCGCCAGCCGCGACGTCCTGTTGGATCCCGCGAAGATCTCTACCATGGTCACCGAGTTCGCCCCCTTCGTCGCAGTGGACCAGACCTTGAATGCCGGCTCGATCGCTTCCTTGGGCGTGAGCTTGCGGAATGTGGGCGCAGACAAAATGAACTTCGCCACCCTGCCCAATCTGGGCACCGGCACTTCAGCGGACGGGCAGTCCATCGTGCTGCCCGATGACAATGCCATCCAGGCCTTCGGCAAGGCACTCCGCGAGGACAACGTCGGCGCGTTCTTCGCAGGATTGAGGAAACCATGACCCGGCCCGATCCGACGGCGGCTGAACGGGAAGCCCCGGGCCTGCGCATCCTGCTGCTGGCCGCCCGAAATGTGACCGGCCAACGCAATGGCCGGATCACGGTTCTGGAGACGGCGGTGAAAGCGCTGACCGCCCAAGGCCACACTGTCACGGTGCTCGCTTTGACCTCCGAGGCGGGACCGGAACGTTGGCTGGACTGCCCGGTCCGCCGGATCGCTCCGCCCAAGCCGGTAACCCTGGCGGCCAACGCGGTCCGGGCGATTTTCCGCGGGGGTTCGCTCAACGAGTCGATTTTCGATGCCACGCCGATCCGCAATGAAGTCCGAACCGCGATCTCGGCTGATTCCGCGCAGGTTGTGATAGCGGACGGCATCCGAATCTGGCCGCTGGTGCAGGGACTGGAAGTTCCGGTGATCATGCATTTGGACGACTTGCTGTCCGATCGTTACCGGGACCCCAAGTTCATCGCCGGCAACGAGTCCGTCCTGGGCTATTTTTCGAGCCAATTGCCGCGGCCCTTCCTTCCCGCCGCGGAACGGTTGGTGAAACTTCTGCTCGGGTTTGAAGCGCGCAGGTTGGCCGTTCGGGAACGGCAAGTGGCGCAAGCCGCCGATTTTACGGCGCTCACCAGCCGGGCCGAGGCGGAAATCCTTGCCGCGCGCTCCGGGAAACCGGTCAGCGGCATCCCGATGGCGGTGGACCCCAGAGAACCGGCGGATCCGGCCGGAGCCGCGTCGAACAGCGCGGTTTTCCTCGGTGCGCTCTACTACGGCCCGAATATGGCGGCACTCCGGTTCGTCCGGGACGAGCTGCTGCCTTTGCTGCGTGCACGCGGCGTGGCGCTGCAACTGGACGTGATCGGGGCAGCGAACCCGACGCAGCAGGCGGAATTCGCGGACTGTCCGGAGATCTCGATCCGCGGATACGTCGACGACCTGACTGCTGCGCTGCACGGGCACCGGATGTTCCTTTCCCCGGTCACCGTGGGCACCGGGGTGAAGACCAAAGTCCTCGATGGCATGAGCGTCGGATTGCCGGTCGTGGCAACCCGGCTCGGTGTGGCCGGGATACCAATGGTCGAGGGTCAGCATGCTCTGGTCGCGGACAGCGCTGCGGGCCTGGCCGAGCACATCGAATTGCTGGTCCAACAGCCGGAAACTGCCGCAGCACTCGGTGCAGCTGGTCGGGCGCTGTTGGCCGAAACCATGTCGGTGCCGGTGGTACAGGAAGCTTGGCGTGATGCCTTGGACGCAGTTCGGCCGGAATTCCAGGAGGTTCCCAAATGACGATCGGTTTGCCCACCCTTGAGCTGCCGGATCGGCAGATTTCCGCAATCGGTTTGGGCACTGCCCGGCTGGGCGCATTCTGGCAGGGCCGAAGCATCGGCGACGGCCGGCGGACCATCGAGACCGCCCGGCAGTTGGGCCTGGACATGTTCGACACGGCGGATGTCTACGCCCGGGGGATCGCGGAACGGATCATCGGCTCGGTGGGGCTGCCGACCGGGAGCGCCTTGATCATTACCAAAGCGGGCCTGATCAAAACTCCTGCCGCCATGGCGAAGGCATACCGGCTGGGCGCCCATGGTGCTCAGCGGCTGAGCGGGCTCAGACCGACTGGGGTCGCGGGCAAGTGCTTTCAACCGGAATACCTGAAGTGGGCCATTGACGGCTCCCGCAAGCGGTTGAAACTGGACGTGCTGGATGTTTTCCTGCTGCACGAACCGGACGAAGGGGTATTGCGCGATCGTGCTGCAGCCCAGGTGCTTGCCGAGTTGCGCAGCCAAGGCAAGATCCGACGCTGGGGAGTTTCGGTGCGGACCGCCGGGCAAGCCGTGGCGGCGATGGAGCTGGAACAGATGTCCTGGCTCCAGGTTCCGGCGGCGATACTGGACTCACCGGATTTCGGCCCGGTGGCCGAACATGCACGGAGATCCGAAGTCGTCGTCCAAGCCATGGCGGTCACCGGCGTCGGGCACAGTATGCTGGGCGGTGCGGAGCCCCCGCAGGAAAAAATCGCTCGGGGCGTGAAAACGATCCTGGACCGAGGACGAGCCGATTCGGTGTTGGTCGGCATGAGTTCTGGCCGGCGGGTCTACCAGAACGTGGCTGCGATGCAGCGGTCCTACCGGGGTTCCCGCCCCGCAGCAGAATCCGAGAACGGAGACCAACGATGAAACCCGTGGACGGAAGGACGGTCGCCAGCGGGAGCCGGTTCCGCTCCCGGGTGGCGGTCGTGGGCAGTGGTCCGGCAGGAACAACTGTGGCCAGAGAGCTGTCTGAAAACGGGGTCGACGTGATCTTGCTGGAGGCAGGTGGGCCGGAGGCATCGGCTGCTGCGCAGGACACGCTCAAGGGCTCAGGTCCACATCAAGCCCTGGAGCCCTTGGACAAGGCGCGGGAGAAGCGGCTGGGCGGGACCAGCCACCGCTGGGGCGGACGGACTTTCCCGTTCGACGAATTGGATTTCGAAGCCCGTCTGGCACTGGGCATCGACGGCTGGCCGATGAGCCGGGAAGAGATGCTTCCCTATTACCGCCGGGCGGCCGCGGTTCTGGAACTAGGAGCGTTCGATTGGACCGCGCACACTGCGGTGCCGGGTGAACCGGAACACTTGTTGCGGAACCGTTCCCATGCCGATCTCGAAGATCGGCTGATCTGGCGTTGGTCTCCGCCGGTGAAGTTCGGAGAGGTCGTCCGACGCGAGTTGGCGGATCAGGAAAATTGCCGGATATTCAGCCATGCCACGGTCACGAAGCTGGTCAAGGACGCCGACTCGGGCCGAATCATCGAAGCCGTCTGCAAGAGCGGAAAAAGCGAATTCAGCGTGGTTGCCGACGACTTCGTGCTGGCTGCCGGCGGAGTCGAAACCGCGCGGATGCTGCTGGCCAACGACCTGGGCAACGAGCACGACCAGGTGGGCCGGAACTACATGATCCATCCGATCGGAGAAGTCGGAACGCTGCGCCTGCGCGACCCCAAGTCCGCCGGCCTGGCGGTACGCTATGCCCGGACGTCGGACGGCGTCTGGGCTCGGAGGCTGTTGCAGCTCAGCACCGAAGTGCGTCGGGAGGAAGACCTGCTCAACCTCGGCCTGGCGATCTGGTACGTGGACCCGATGGAGCCGGGCCACCGGGATCCCTTACTGTCGAGCTTCGCCCTGGCCCGGAAGGCGCTGACCAAGTTCGGCGGCTTCAAAGCCACGGGAATGCACCGCCGGTTCGAGCGGGTCGGCGGCGTCGATCAGCATCTGGCGAACGTGTTCAAAGGCTTCCCGCAGCTGATCGGATTTGCCGGCCGATGGTTGAAAGACCGGATTCTTTCAACCCGGACGCTCCCGTCGTTCTGGGTGTACTCCCACCGCGGCGAGTACCGCCTTCGGTTCGACGCCGAGCAATCCCCGGACCCGCAGAGCCGGGTCATGCTGAGCGATGAACGGGACGGGTTCGGTGTGCCGCGAATAGTTTCGCAGCACTCCGTGAGCGTTGGAGATCGGCAGAACTACCTGAAGTCATTGCGCCGGATCGCCGAGACCATCGAGGCGACCGGCTGGGCGGAATATGTCCCGCCCAGCGAAGCGCAGATGCTGGAGATGCAAATGAGCGATGCCACGCACCAAATGGGTGTGGTGCGGATGGGGACTGCTCCGGAATCCAGTGTGCTGGACGCGGATCTGCGGGTCTGGTCCATTCCGAATCTATACTGCGCCACCGCGGGGGCGTTCCCGAGCGCCGGAATGGCCGGCCCGACGCTGACCGTCGTGGCGCTCGCCACGCGGCTGGCAGACCACTTGATCGCCACCGAGCGCCGGTCAACGGCACGAATCGCAAAGGAAGCCGAACATGGATAAGCGGATGGACCTCCAAGGATTCCAGGGGCACGGCTACGACAAGGGCCGGAACAAGCTGGTGCAAGCCGCTTGGCTGAGTGTCCAAGGGCTGCTCCTGCAACGCTGGTGGTGCCCGGCCAAGGTGCGGATCGCGGTGCTGCGTGCCTTCGGCGCGCAGATCGCCGAGGGTGTGTTGATCCGGCACCGGGTCCGCATCCATTGGCCGTGGAAGCTCACCGTGGGCGAGGGCAGCTGGATCGGCGAAGGCGTTTGGCTGCTGAATCTGGAACCGATCAGAATCGGCGCGAACAGCTGTCTGAGCCAAGATGTGTTCATTTGCACCGGCAGCCACAAATTCGACGACCCGACGTTCGAATTCGACAATGCGCCGGTCGAGATCGGCGATCGCACCTGGCTGGCCGCACAATCGACGGTCCTGCGCGGGGTGAAAATCGGCGACGACGTCGTGGTCGGGGCCAAGGCCCTGGTCTTCAAAGATCTGCCGGACGGCTCCCGCCTGCTCGCCCCGAAACCGGAGCTGCGGCTGGCGGACCGGCAACCGGATGGCGGGGGGAGCGCCGGATGAAAGTCGTCCATGTGATTTCGTTGCTGGATCCGGAGATGAGTTTCGGCGGTCCGACGCGAGTTGCGTTGAACCAGCTCAAAGCGCTCCGGAAGGCCGGTCATGAAGTCCTCCTGGTAGCCGGAGTGCAAGGTTTCGACCCGCGCACCCTGACTGAGTACGACGGAGTCCCGGTCAAGGCGTTCAAAGCCCTTCGGATACCGGGGATCGGATTTGCCGGCTTGTTCGCACCGAAGATGCTCGGCTGGTTGGCCCGGGTAGCTTTGGCTCAAGACCAGATCCACATCCATCTGGCCAGGGACTTGGTCAGTGCTCCGGCCGGTTGGCTGCTGAAGTTTCGACGGCAGCATTTTGTCCTGCAAACCCACGGCATGATCGACGAGTCGGGGAAACTGCTGGCGAAATTGCTCGATGCTCTAGTGATTCGCGGTCTGCTGCGCTCGGCGGATGCGGTCCTCGCCCTGACCGAAAAAGAACGGGATGATCTGGTTGCGGTCGAGCCCAAGCTGCGCAATCCCAGAATTCTCCCGAACGGATTGGCCCGCTCCCGCTTCAGGGTGGCTTCTGACGGCCCGGTTGAAGTCCTTTTTTTGGCCAGGCTGCAGGAACGCAAACGTCCACTGGAGTTCGTCCGAGCGGCACAGCGATTGGCGGCGGAGTTCCCGGAAGCGATCTTCAGCGTAGCCGGTCCGGACGGTGGCCAGTTGGACGGCATCCGGACTGCATTGGAGACCGATGACGGTGGCGGCCGGATCCGCTATATCGGGAGCGTGCCTGCCGGTGAAGTAAGGCAGCGGATGAGCCGGTGCAGCGTTTACGTCCTGCCGTCGTTCAACGAACCGTTCGGCATGACCGTGTTGGAGGCAATGTCGACTGGACTGGCAGTAGTGACCATGGAGGACTGCGGGTTGGCCGCTCTGGTGCGTCAGGCCGGCGGCGAAGCGGTAGGGTACCGGGACGGTGAGTTAGCGGACGGGATCCGACGCTTGCTTGCGGACGACGACCGCCGTCGGAATTTCGCGCTCCGCGCGCCGGAACTGGTCGATGAAAAGTATGGCTTGGACCGGGTGACCGAAGAGCTTGCCGGAATCTACCTCGAGTCGTCGGGGAAGGGACGGTAGTGGTGTTCCTGATCGTTTTGCTGGCATCGTTGCTCATTGCCTTTGCGCTGCGCAACAAACTCGAATATGCGGTAGTCGCGGTCATCGCTGCCCGGTATTTTATCCCCAGCTCCGCATCCGTAGATTTCGTGCCTTTTCTCGACCCGGCGGTCTACCTGCTGGCCGCCGTGTACCTGGTGCAACTCATTTGGAACTTCAACCAGACGGTCAGAGCATTTTATTTCAGCCGGATCGAAACGTTCGTGGTCCTGGCCCTTGGTCTGTTGGCCGTCGCGAACATCTTCGGCCAAGGTGTTGCCCCGCTCTCCACGGTTTCGGACTTCCTGCGCGTTTATCTGGCTCCATTCCTGCTTTATGTGCTGGTTCGCCGGTTGTGCATCCAAGGCGACAAAAAGGCGCTCGTCGTGGTTTATTCCTATCTCGGATTCGCGGTAATCCAGGCTGTGATGGCGATTATCCAGGATCAACAGGGAGCGCTCGTGGTCTGGGAAAGCGCATTCCGACGGCTCTGGGCCGGGGTCGACGGTGCTTTCGGACGGAGTCAGGGGTTTGTGGAATTCGGCCTGGGCCTCGGTACCTCGATGATTCCGGCGATCGCTTTTTGCGCCTGGCTGCGATCCGCGGTTCTGAAATTCTCCCTCTCGTTGCTTTTCCTCTACGCGATGGTGCTCTCATCCAGCCGCGCGGCACTCATCGTGGGCATCGTTCTGGTCGTCGTGATCACTTTTATCGCTGCCGGTTCGTTGCTCCGGAATGTCTTGATGCTCGGGGCTATGGCGGCCACCGCGGTCATCTTCGTTTCCGCCGGTGGCGCGGAGAAGCTCATCGCAAAAATTGCGGACGACAATGCTTCTACGGCGAAACGTCTGGAGGCTTATTCCTGGTTCGTGGAGAATGTGAACTCGTTCCTGCTTTTCGGCTACCAAGGCAACCGCGACTTCCGTGGCAGCCGGACCCTGTCGTCGAGTTTGGAAAACGCATTCTTCATGGCCGGGGCCAATTACGGCGCGATTTTTGCGCTGCTGCTGGTGGGCTTGCTTTTGTTCATTGCCCTGCGGGCTTTCGCTTATGGAAAGTTCGCGGTCGTCGCAGGGATCGCATTGCTCGGGCTGCTGGCGGTGGAGAGCACCAACAGCGGATTCGCATCCTTGAGTTTCTCAGGTTACGCCCTGTGGATGCTCGCGGGAGTTTGTTCCTATGGGGCATGGCGCAAACTGCCCTGGCCAGTGGTGGAGAGCGGAGCACCTTTGGCCGCTCCGGAGCCGACCGGCATGCAATCGCCGCTCCCGGCGAGCAGGAAGGAAGCTCCCTACCGGCGCTACTTGACGGAGCCCTGAGCCGAGATCCGCATCTTCTGGAGCTCATTCTCGGTGCTGATTGCGGCAAACTGGAGATCGTTCCGGCCTTGGCTGACATTGACCTTGTGCAAGGGATTCTGCTGGGTCTTCGGAATCGACAGCAAGTACATGCTGCCGGAGGCGACCATCCGAGGAGTGATCCCGGCCAACAACGAGATCCGATGCATCCAGAGATCGTCTGCCGAAGGGCAAACAGTCCGGAACTCTTCACCATGGGCAGCCAATTGCGTCAAAAAGGCGTAGGGGTAGTAGATTCCGGCGACTCCGGTCAGCAGCACATGCGCGCCGGATTCGGGCTGCTCCAGGCGCCGCCAGCGAGCGTAG
Proteins encoded in this window:
- the tuf gene encoding elongation factor Tu yields the protein MAKAKFERTKPHVNIGTIGHVDHGKTTLTAAISKVLYDKYPDLNEQRDFASIDSAPEEKQRGITINISHVEYQTDKRHYAHVDAPGHADYIKNMITGAAQMDGAILVVAATDGPMAQTREHVLLARQVGVPYLLVALNKSDMVEDEELLDLVEMEVRELLSSQEFDGDNAPVVRVSGLKALEGDPQWVKSVEDLMEAVDNSVPDPIRDKDKPFLMPIEDVFTITGRGTVVTGRAERGTLAINSEVEIVGIRPIQKTTVTGIEMFHKQLDEAWAGENCGLLLRGIKREDVERGQVVVKPGSITPHTDFEANVYILSKDEGGRHNPFYSNYRPQFYFRTTDVTGVITLPEGTEMVMPGDNTEMTVELIQPIAMEEGLGFAIREGGRTVGSGRVTKIIK
- a CDS encoding PqqD family protein, which encodes MKSSAIVSRCPETLTAEIDDDAVLVLDLDSEAGTPLRLEGTASVIWQEIVEPLRFGVLCHRMAERYQSTETEIRPDVETFVRELAAANLARIDELAE
- a CDS encoding glycosyltransferase family 4 protein, with translation MRQSTGALLRQLPYEFKRRVGHAHFPSMPVESLLGRTIAKYARRMPDADLFLYSGSALQAFCGPSRGRRFLFQYHPSPKFIEATLSEIDDLAELRAWEDEAEVSNTAMEAHHRAEVALADYFVVASSFTKNGLLELGVDERRVAVVPYGCPPVNTAPVPPPVRNEFLFVGQGVKRKGLHLLIEAWRRAELDGMRLRVVASRMDPEIADFAKDLSSVEITPRVSRQELGELMASADTFVMPSLVEGFGLVFGEALAQGCRLIGSSNTGVVDYRLDSRIGTVVPAGSLDALTRALQEAAASMDPKRPYWHDAIAAARERSWDSFRAGIVQSVSDLARPGSAVEGRDE
- a CDS encoding glycosyltransferase family 4 protein — protein: MNRKPLRIAIMVHRFYPDTGGVEVTAELLARGFVERHGAQVVVITHTRETGEPKDFPFRVLRAPGKRELFKAISGADVVFHNNPCMQFYWPQLLLKRPWVVVLRTWMRMPGETYPIAQTLKNAVKIAMVRRADRLLSNSAALAGHLGVPAKVIHNSYRSEIFKSEVPWANRPERSLVFLGRLSADKGIWMLFAALRQLREQGSEHRLTLIGDGDHRAALEQQVVEMGISDLVHFRGALQGAAINEELNRHRIGVVPSEIPEPFGTVALELMGAGCLTVVADHGGLPEAVGDAGLRFTPKSVASLVQKLAQAATDETLQTELRAKMARHLEGYREPVMIDKFYQEMVKAAKHD
- a CDS encoding LCP family protein yields the protein MTSMNQFLDGAGRPSRRRRTSRKTKRTTRRVLLFFLALFLVAVGIVVWYLWSLSSAFDSKSEKIQNAFPTEVSRPAETQGKGLNILLMGSDSRAASDGQDATVSDNARSDTLILVHIPQDRSAVYFTSIMRDTWVEIPGRGPAKINAAAAFGGSALTVQTVESLTGARIDNVMRIQFEGFKSLVDALGGVTVNVPVAYQGTTIDRSFAAGPQNMDGETALAFVRERYAFADGDYQRVRNQQAFLKGVFAKIASRDVLLDPAKISTMVTEFAPFVAVDQTLNAGSIASLGVSLRNVGADKMNFATLPNLGTGTSADGQSIVLPDDNAIQAFGKALREDNVGAFFAGLRKP
- a CDS encoding glycosyltransferase, coding for MTRPDPTAAEREAPGLRILLLAARNVTGQRNGRITVLETAVKALTAQGHTVTVLALTSEAGPERWLDCPVRRIAPPKPVTLAANAVRAIFRGGSLNESIFDATPIRNEVRTAISADSAQVVIADGIRIWPLVQGLEVPVIMHLDDLLSDRYRDPKFIAGNESVLGYFSSQLPRPFLPAAERLVKLLLGFEARRLAVRERQVAQAADFTALTSRAEAEILAARSGKPVSGIPMAVDPREPADPAGAASNSAVFLGALYYGPNMAALRFVRDELLPLLRARGVALQLDVIGAANPTQQAEFADCPEISIRGYVDDLTAALHGHRMFLSPVTVGTGVKTKVLDGMSVGLPVVATRLGVAGIPMVEGQHALVADSAAGLAEHIELLVQQPETAAALGAAGRALLAETMSVPVVQEAWRDALDAVRPEFQEVPK
- a CDS encoding aldo/keto reductase, yielding MTIGLPTLELPDRQISAIGLGTARLGAFWQGRSIGDGRRTIETARQLGLDMFDTADVYARGIAERIIGSVGLPTGSALIITKAGLIKTPAAMAKAYRLGAHGAQRLSGLRPTGVAGKCFQPEYLKWAIDGSRKRLKLDVLDVFLLHEPDEGVLRDRAAAQVLAELRSQGKIRRWGVSVRTAGQAVAAMELEQMSWLQVPAAILDSPDFGPVAEHARRSEVVVQAMAVTGVGHSMLGGAEPPQEKIARGVKTILDRGRADSVLVGMSSGRRVYQNVAAMQRSYRGSRPAAESENGDQR
- a CDS encoding GMC family oxidoreductase — translated: MKPVDGRTVASGSRFRSRVAVVGSGPAGTTVARELSENGVDVILLEAGGPEASAAAQDTLKGSGPHQALEPLDKAREKRLGGTSHRWGGRTFPFDELDFEARLALGIDGWPMSREEMLPYYRRAAAVLELGAFDWTAHTAVPGEPEHLLRNRSHADLEDRLIWRWSPPVKFGEVVRRELADQENCRIFSHATVTKLVKDADSGRIIEAVCKSGKSEFSVVADDFVLAAGGVETARMLLANDLGNEHDQVGRNYMIHPIGEVGTLRLRDPKSAGLAVRYARTSDGVWARRLLQLSTEVRREEDLLNLGLAIWYVDPMEPGHRDPLLSSFALARKALTKFGGFKATGMHRRFERVGGVDQHLANVFKGFPQLIGFAGRWLKDRILSTRTLPSFWVYSHRGEYRLRFDAEQSPDPQSRVMLSDERDGFGVPRIVSQHSVSVGDRQNYLKSLRRIAETIEATGWAEYVPPSEAQMLEMQMSDATHQMGVVRMGTAPESSVLDADLRVWSIPNLYCATAGAFPSAGMAGPTLTVVALATRLADHLIATERRSTARIAKEAEHG
- a CDS encoding DapH/DapD/GlmU-related protein — encoded protein: MDKRMDLQGFQGHGYDKGRNKLVQAAWLSVQGLLLQRWWCPAKVRIAVLRAFGAQIAEGVLIRHRVRIHWPWKLTVGEGSWIGEGVWLLNLEPIRIGANSCLSQDVFICTGSHKFDDPTFEFDNAPVEIGDRTWLAAQSTVLRGVKIGDDVVVGAKALVFKDLPDGSRLLAPKPELRLADRQPDGGGSAG
- a CDS encoding glycosyltransferase, with the translated sequence MKVVHVISLLDPEMSFGGPTRVALNQLKALRKAGHEVLLVAGVQGFDPRTLTEYDGVPVKAFKALRIPGIGFAGLFAPKMLGWLARVALAQDQIHIHLARDLVSAPAGWLLKFRRQHFVLQTHGMIDESGKLLAKLLDALVIRGLLRSADAVLALTEKERDDLVAVEPKLRNPRILPNGLARSRFRVASDGPVEVLFLARLQERKRPLEFVRAAQRLAAEFPEAIFSVAGPDGGQLDGIRTALETDDGGGRIRYIGSVPAGEVRQRMSRCSVYVLPSFNEPFGMTVLEAMSTGLAVVTMEDCGLAALVRQAGGEAVGYRDGELADGIRRLLADDDRRRNFALRAPELVDEKYGLDRVTEELAGIYLESSGKGR